One part of the Flavobacterium johnsoniae UW101 genome encodes these proteins:
- a CDS encoding SOS response-associated peptidase yields MCYYTQQNASIEDLKRRFNAELDNEETYLQSDFINGFSHPNIPVILNSSPHLITTDYTWGLLPSWAKDIEFRKNTLNARIESIDEKASFKNITHNRCLIIASAYYEWHWNDEKGKNKDKYQINSQDDEIFTFAGLYSTWTDPVTDEIKNTYTMVTTKANKIMDFVHNHKHRMPIMLKKQDETAWLDQSVKIEDFAFPYEGNLIAFQTK; encoded by the coding sequence ATGTGTTATTACACCCAGCAGAATGCCTCGATAGAAGACCTAAAAAGACGATTTAATGCGGAACTCGACAACGAGGAGACCTATCTGCAGTCGGATTTTATAAACGGTTTTTCCCATCCCAACATCCCTGTTATACTCAATTCCTCTCCGCACCTTATCACGACGGATTACACTTGGGGGCTTCTGCCTTCGTGGGCAAAAGACATTGAGTTTAGAAAAAATACGCTCAACGCCCGAATCGAATCCATCGACGAGAAAGCATCGTTCAAAAATATAACACATAACCGCTGCCTAATAATCGCTTCAGCTTATTACGAATGGCATTGGAATGACGAAAAAGGAAAAAACAAAGACAAATATCAGATCAATTCGCAGGATGATGAAATCTTCACTTTTGCAGGCTTGTATTCCACGTGGACGGATCCGGTAACCGATGAGATTAAAAACACCTACACCATGGTGACCACCAAGGCCAATAAGATAATGGACTTCGTGCACAACCACAAGCACAGGATGCCAATCATGCTGAAAAAACAGGATGAAACTGCTTGGCTGGACCAGTCGGTTAAAATAGAAGACTTTGCCTTTCCCTATGAAGGGAACCTTATCGCATTTCAAACTAAATAA